The Phaseolus vulgaris cultivar G19833 chromosome 5, P. vulgaris v2.0, whole genome shotgun sequence genomic interval GGTAAGCGTGATGGGTCTACTACAACTGACATCagtcattttctttttcctaCCCTCAACTCCTACTTTGTTGTATAGCTAATGAAAATTCGTATTCGTTTATTATTATTCCTAAGGAGTTCATTCTTTTCAATGGGTGTGGTTTTTTTAAGTGGGTTTGaattttcaaagatatcatgcATGGTATATATTTAGCTGTTTAGTGGTTTTGGAAAAAGGATTATTAAATTACTTTTGCTTCTTCTGTCCACCGTTCTCAAATCGGTATGATGAGATGACATGCATTGTACAAACAACAAAATGATATATGCATGCTTTATTATTTCGcaattcatttttcttttcaatggGTTCATAGCATGACAGAGAAGTTATTGAAGTTTGCACCATACCAGTgtcttttatttttacattatgaACCATTTGTCTTATTGGAAAAGAAATTAAGTCTCATTTATATAGTTAaagtatataatatatagttaGATAATAACACTTACCTATATCTTGGTGTTATGGAATTGAGTTAACTCATGTTTTAAAGTGATATCAAGATTAATCTTAGATTCATATATACTGAAATTAATGTATCAGTCTAATTGTGAATGTAAGGGCTGTATTAGTAAAAATTCCAGTTTTGCACAGactagaaatataaatattatgcaatactaatttttttttataaaaaaaactgtttttcaaactaCTCTAGTATGGTAGAATTATTATGGATACAAAATGCCCTTAAAttattaatcaattatatattcaaaatcttaaggCCACTTGAAAACATTTTCTGTTAATTCTTGCACTCATGATGCATGTGATAATGTgatagaattaaaagaataaagtagtaaaacaaaaactacaaatgaaataaaatacaacacttgtttaaaaaaaatacttaaaatttaaaatttaaaaagtatatgttttttcttaaaatacgAGTATTATGCTTTAATTTGTTTcaatgaaataatatttatacaaattatttttctcttgttacgattttttatattgtaattagctaatttaaattttacaatcAAATATCAACAttgcaaatttaaaaataaagtattttaagtatacaaagaaagataaaaatatttgaatgaaGTTATAAAGTTATTGGTAACACTTTTAGAATGAAAAGTTCGTAATTTTAGTATGCTTTAGAAGGAACAAGAATGTTTTactctaaaaaataatataacgaAGATAGAGTGACAAGTTCAAGAGAACAAGAATGTTTTATCCATGTTCTAATGAATCTGGAATTCGATTTCACGTATCGAAAAAACTTATTTCTTAATCGATTTACAAACAAGTCTCGAGATCAACCTATTTTGTTGTCTAACTAggaaaaaaacttgtttttttcacTTTGGccacaaaataaatatttatgtttagtttaattttttttcttcctttagtTCCATAAAAATCAACCTACACTACACTTCCTTGCGACTTAAAATTTGTATGACTCCCAAAGAAACTCTACACTTATATCTCATAAAGAAACTCTAATTTTCTTTTACATCAAATGTTTGAGAAGCTTTTCAAAATGAGTAAAACAATAGTTTAAGAAGCTCTTGAAATGAGTAAAAGAAGCAAAACAAACTGCAACCAATGATGAAGAACCCAATTGGCCGAAATTTCTACTAAGAATGGATGAAGCCAGTTATAACTCCCTCGTTATTCATTCCACTTGGACAGtaacaatttattatataatttaaggAGAAATTGATTTTATCTCTTTTCAGTCTTCTTTCTTTTCAAAAATGGTTTGTCGCATTTATCCATTAGATTTTGGGGTAGGTATGTTCACACTTCAGATATTTGATATAGGAACATATTTCGAATATGAAATGTTTCCATATCTGTCAGTTTCAAGGAAAAatgcataaaataaaagttttctaTGGCATAATGCAATACGATAACCAAACATACCCGGAACGATATTAGGTTTAAAAACCTGGACAGGAAAAATCTACATTggattataatattttgtataaaattgaGAGAAAAGATTGCAAAATAAGGGTGAATTGTGGGTTACATCAGGGACTTATAAGTTACAAGTACAAACATCTCCATTCGGCAGCTACATACAGGTTTATAGGATCTGCACTCTTTTTCCTTTACATTCCACCAAACAACATTGATTCACAAATTTTCTAGCTGAATTATAGCATATTTCTTCATAAGTTTGCTGTAAagacataaattaaaaataaagaatcaaAATAGAGTACAAGGGTATTGGAGACAAACGACACCCATGTGGCTGCACACTGTCCAAACAGCCATATTGGTGGGTGATCACTCTAAACAGACCAATGTGATCTACAAGTGTGAAAGGAACCATGGAGACAAGCCTGTATAACAACAAATTCAACGTTACTCTGCAGAAGATGCATCTTGCAGTTAGAAGAGAAACACAGGGTTCCCTATGACAGTAATGATGCAATGAAAATAGTTCTAGAGAATACTGTAAGCAAAGAACAAAGAATATTGGTTCCAACAATGGGGATGTACACATAATAACGCACAAGAATGTTTATGAAGGATGATTTTGACGACTAACATTGGCCTTTTAGATTAGATTATGAAATTGAAAATAGAAACCGAAAGCTTGCGACATTTACTTTCTAAGAACATATAAGGATGATATGGGTAGGATGAAGCCGGGACGTTTCAAACCTAacatctaaaaaaataattgaaattttaaagaGAAAGAATGGGATAAGCATATTATACCAACTAGTACAGGCCCAACATCCTTAGCTCCGTCACGTGACTCGGATCAAGTTCAGGCACACTCTTTACATGTTCTCGATCTTCTACAACATATTCCTGAAATTGAAGAGGTAAAGAACAAAGTGAAGAGTTAAATGCctacaaaatttcttttaaaggATAAAGGATAAAGGATATTCCTTGTATCATAAAAGTCAATTGTAATCAGgaacaaaaatttaaatgatGCATTTCCTCGAAAATACATATCTTTAGACTAAAAGACTTGTTTAGTTGCAGTAATATTACTAGTTTTACATGAAAAACTTTGGTTCTCGGGATGTAGACCTTAGTCAATTCTTGTTTGGCAAGAACGTGGTAGTGGCGCTCATTGATTCTTTGGCCACATATTATCGCTATGAAGAAGCCATAGAGCAATCCCACCAAAACAATGGCTAGAACTGCAAAACAAAGAACTACAATGAATTTCCCACAGCTTACAATAATGTCTTTAGGTTAAGATAGTTACCACTGTTCATATATACCGTTAAGTTTACCAATTTAATGAAGAAATAAACATCCTAGCATGAAATAGTCACTAGTGAAAGAAAAAGATACAAACATTGCCCATGAAATTTCTTGCGGGTAAGCAATGGGTATATACCAGCCATTGTATAAAATCCATATGGATGTTCTTCATAACCAAACATTTCCCTCAGTTCATCTCCATAAAATTTGTACACAAGCACTCCCAAGAAAGCAACAACCTGTTAAAATTAGAAAAGGTAAAGTAACAGATAATCTTTCAAgtgtatatttttaataaatttaaaatacatagtAACAGTATTCCATCAAATAATCTCTTTCGATGGGCATGAATATTCAAAGTCTATCAAATCAACTGCCATAAAACTCCAAGACAAATTGCTGCTCCGTTACTTCCGTTTACACTTTCACTCCATACAGATTTGGGTTGGGTTAGGTGGGGTATTTAATATTAGAATCAACAAAAACATGTCTTCTACTGTGACACTTCACCCAGAGTAACCAACTAGGTTTCGGTTTCCCTGAAAGCTATCAGATATAGGAATCACTCATGTATTATAAAAACTGTTACACCTTCGGAACTAAAAGGCTTGCAATATGCTAGATCTATCAGTTATGTTTCTGGAAGAAATTAGAGATCCTAAAAACATTCAATTACTTAGGGGTGTTTCCTTCCTTACAGTGCTACTACTAATCAAGTAAataaattgaattgaattttcaTAAAATGATTTGTACCAGAGAGGAAAATTAGGACTTCTTCCTAGTATCATTGCAACTAGTTGCAGATCACAAAACGAAACAAAAGATGACTACGAATACTATGGCATCAGAGTACCAATTTTGCAATATACAGATAAGCATACCAGTTGAACAATTATGAAAATGAATGCATGATCCCTAGCAACAAGGAACTGAAATTTTAATCTCAACCACCACCGATCTGGTGGGACATTTGCACGTAATATGAAGACAGCTCTGCATTCTGTACAGTGAGAAAAGGCGAAGCCCTCCTAAAACAGCAAAAATGAAAAGTCAGTTAGTATGACAGGATCATAAGTATACCCGGACATCTTCACAGATAACGGAAGGAACAGAGAATGGATGGACACTAAATTCGTATAGAAAATAGATAGTTCTACTGCATTTGAATCAGATAATAGTATTATTTTGATCAAAAAGAGACACCAAGAAGGAAAAAGAACTTACCTTGGTGGATCTCCAGTTATCAAGACATGATCTGTGGACGTACTTTTGCGTACCTTTGCAATGGCATGGGGCAATTAAATCTTCTCCTGAAAAATCATTTGGATGATAAGTAATACGAGATGCAAGTTGGTTAACCAGAGAATATCTGAAGTTGTGAAATCATCAAGAAGATTCAGGGAAAGCATATGAAGAAGTGGAAGTATGATGAggatacacacacacacatagaGAGAGAGACCTCCAATATCGAGGCATATTCGGCATTGTGGCTGATCTGCAATTACGAGATTACAAGTCTCATCAACCCGAACATTTTGTAAATCATGATCGACATCATGGTTGGGAGAAATAGGAATAATTTCACAGGAAAAGGAGGGTTCTCCAGGTGGTTGCAAATGAAGATGGTGGTGATTCAAGATGGGTTCGCTTTCTGAACATTCTTCCTTGTCGCCATTCGACGCTAATTGCATTTCGGGAAACGTAT includes:
- the LOC137836101 gene encoding uncharacterized protein encodes the protein MQLASNGDKEECSESEPILNHHHLHLQPPGEPSFSCEIIPISPNHDVDHDLQNVRVDETCNLVIADQPQCRICLDIGGEDLIAPCHCKGTQKYVHRSCLDNWRSTKEGFAFSHCTECRAVFILRANVPPDRWWLRLKFQFLVARDHAFIFIIVQLVVAFLGVLVYKFYGDELREMFGYEEHPYGFYTMAVLAIVLVGLLYGFFIAIICGQRINERHYHVLAKQELTKEYVVEDREHVKSVPELDPSHVTELRMLGLY